From a single Nostoc sp. MS1 genomic region:
- a CDS encoding FAD-dependent oxidoreductase yields the protein MSLLPNLPESTNVSRRTLLKVFGVGAVAGVTGYSRFSKPKPTVFQKDTLNLPRLLNQAKSVVVIGGGLAGLACAYELSQRGFAVTLVEKSPQLGGKIASWQIEAAGETFMMEHGFHGFFPQYYNLKSIVAELGIKENFQSLNFYSVVYRGDKYKPEVFRPSHSAFPWNIVDLAIASPNRFQWGINLTKIKHLQVFQAITGFQRDKNYQRFDNISVADWVETEFPQGLYDLYFLPFAKSSLNAPDVMSVGELMQFFHFYFFGNPEGLAFNGTKDDMGTSLVQPIAMSVKDNGGKIITDATVSEIIAEDGKIKGLKYYVGSNQNDVPFWVKRNSVITDTKTEYFGAADEVFALESGNETAVSLTCTHQGCTVKKSANGNFLCPCHGAEFTADGKVIKGPAKRDLQKLQVVQKQHDELQLVATTNNAPLPETISADYYVFATDVPGVQQLFKQMNGDVDSTVRSQVEKLSIADPFAVCRFWFDQDFEWEQSNFTSLSGYQLTDSITLYHRIQQQFIDWSKRTGGSVVELHAYCYKEKQFPTQEALLTTFENELYDIVPDLKHATLLHRELVNQHNFSGYPPNSYEERPQTSTAISNLLFAGDWVKMPFPCGLMERAVSSGLLAANEIIHREGLQRRSLFSVNPEGLLQI from the coding sequence ATGAGTTTATTACCTAATTTGCCAGAATCTACCAATGTTTCCCGGCGCACCCTACTTAAAGTGTTTGGAGTTGGTGCAGTTGCAGGAGTAACTGGATACTCCAGGTTTAGCAAGCCAAAACCAACCGTATTTCAAAAAGATACCTTAAATTTGCCACGGTTACTGAATCAAGCAAAAAGTGTTGTCGTGATTGGAGGAGGTTTGGCGGGTTTAGCTTGCGCGTATGAATTGAGTCAACGGGGGTTTGCAGTCACATTAGTAGAAAAGTCTCCCCAACTGGGTGGAAAAATCGCCAGTTGGCAAATAGAAGCTGCTGGCGAAACTTTCATGATGGAACATGGCTTTCATGGTTTTTTTCCCCAATACTACAACTTGAAAAGTATAGTTGCAGAACTGGGAATAAAAGAGAATTTTCAATCACTCAACTTTTATTCGGTGGTTTATCGTGGAGACAAGTACAAACCAGAAGTATTTCGTCCCAGCCATTCCGCCTTCCCTTGGAATATTGTAGACTTAGCGATCGCTTCTCCCAACCGCTTCCAATGGGGGATTAATTTAACTAAAATCAAGCACTTACAAGTATTTCAAGCCATCACAGGTTTTCAGCGCGACAAGAACTATCAACGCTTTGACAATATTTCTGTTGCTGACTGGGTGGAAACGGAATTTCCCCAAGGTTTATATGACTTATATTTTCTCCCCTTTGCTAAATCCAGCTTGAATGCACCAGATGTTATGAGTGTAGGGGAACTCATGCAGTTCTTCCATTTTTACTTTTTTGGCAACCCAGAAGGACTAGCTTTTAATGGTACGAAAGATGATATGGGTACAAGTTTAGTCCAACCCATTGCTATGAGTGTGAAAGATAACGGTGGTAAAATTATCACCGATGCTACAGTCAGCGAAATTATCGCTGAAGATGGAAAAATTAAAGGCTTAAAATATTATGTCGGTAGTAATCAAAATGATGTACCTTTTTGGGTAAAACGTAACTCAGTTATTACCGACACAAAAACAGAATACTTTGGAGCAGCAGATGAAGTATTCGCTTTAGAATCTGGTAACGAAACAGCAGTTTCTTTAACTTGTACTCATCAAGGTTGTACTGTCAAAAAATCAGCAAATGGTAACTTCCTTTGTCCTTGTCATGGGGCAGAATTTACTGCTGATGGTAAAGTCATAAAAGGCCCAGCCAAGCGCGATTTACAAAAGTTGCAAGTTGTACAGAAACAGCATGATGAATTACAACTAGTAGCTACAACTAATAATGCACCTTTACCTGAGACAATTAGCGCAGATTATTATGTATTTGCAACTGATGTGCCTGGGGTACAACAGTTATTTAAGCAGATGAATGGTGATGTAGATTCTACAGTGCGATCGCAAGTCGAAAAGTTAAGCATTGCTGATCCTTTTGCTGTGTGTCGTTTCTGGTTTGATCAAGATTTTGAGTGGGAACAAAGTAATTTTACTTCCCTGTCAGGCTATCAATTAACTGACAGTATCACCTTATATCATCGCATTCAACAACAATTTATCGACTGGTCAAAACGCACTGGTGGTAGTGTGGTAGAGTTACACGCTTATTGTTATAAAGAGAAACAATTCCCCACTCAAGAGGCTTTGTTAACCACCTTTGAAAATGAACTATATGATATAGTTCCTGACTTGAAACATGCAACACTATTACATCGAGAATTGGTGAATCAACATAACTTCTCTGGTTATCCACCAAATAGCTATGAAGAACGCCCCCAAACCAGTACAGCTATTTCTAACTTATTGTTTGCTGGTGATTGGGTAAAAATGCCATTCCCTTGCGGTTTAATGGAACGCGCTGTTAGTAGCGGTTTATTAGCAGCCAATGAAATTATACACCGCGAAGGTTTGCAGAGGCGATCGCTTTTCTCGGTGAATCCAGAGGGACTGTTACAAATTTAG
- a CDS encoding COR domain-containing protein: protein MTNEELLQIIKQAARDNATTLDLSGKGLTTLPAEIGQLTNLSSLDLSENKLTTLPAEIGQLTNLSRLDLRGNQLTTLPAEIGQLTNLSSLDLRGNQLTTLPAEIGQLTNLSSLDLRGNQLTTLPAEIGQLTNLSTLDLRDNQLTTLPAVIGQLTNLRGLDLSGNQLTTLPAVIGQLTNLRGLDLSGNQLTTLPAEIGQLTSLWWLDLRDNQLTTLPAVIGQLSNLNELSLSNNQLITLPAVIGQLTNLETLDLENNQLMNLPSQIQLLTKLKKLDLRGDGNANLQIPPEILGSSWDNLGEPSNILNYYFSLQAEEQQPLNEAKVLLVGQGSVGKTSLVKRLIENSYDSQERKTEGINIKNWQISVNDQSIRLNMWDFGGQEIMHATHQFFLTKRSLYLLVIDARIDERQNELEYWLQIIQSFGGDSPIIIVGNKIDQHPLDLDQAGLGKKYPNIKDIVPVSCQDGRGLDKLRSAITEQIADLEHIHDPLPKSWFQVKTHLEQLKKDYIPYSDYEKLCEDEKIANTTSQTTLIELLHRLGIILNFSDDRRLAEMGVLNPEWMTNAVYKILNDNRLLTKHQGMMDSAELNRILNDPRYPQKKQLFIVDMMQKFELCFPLEDGRFLIPDLLPKEELDTGKWKDVLAFQYHYNVLPTSIISRFIVRMHHHSQRTWWRSGIVLRYQDNRALIKSDREDRKIFISIDGSLSTRRELLAMIRSQFDAIHKTIKGLNAKEVVPLPNQPNIVVDYEYLRKLEDLGETSFIPPGPNPQKISVKELLDGIESAAERERRRKPHTPENPMSEPPPQPEPPKPSPQHSPAERGIALGMALVVLLVFVILVLYPRAMESGTLAIVRFLAASFAGVAGYLFAGTLGLEAQVPLNKSSIKATGAFAAFVLVLFLFFYGIPPSENPTPPKPVSYFGRLIPFVS, encoded by the coding sequence ATGACCAACGAAGAACTGCTGCAAATCATCAAACAAGCCGCCAGAGACAACGCCACAACATTAGACCTTTCTGGCAAAGGCTTAACAACGCTGCCAGCAGAGATTGGTCAACTTACCAACCTCAGCAGCCTTGACCTCAGTGAAAATAAACTGACAACGCTGCCAGCAGAGATTGGTCAACTTACCAACCTCAGCAGGCTTGACCTCCGTGGCAATCAACTGACAACGCTGCCAGCAGAGATTGGTCAACTTACCAACCTCAGCAGCCTTGACCTCCGTGGCAATCAACTGACAACGCTGCCAGCAGAGATTGGTCAACTTACCAACCTCAGCAGCCTTGACCTCCGTGGCAATCAACTGACAACGCTGCCAGCAGAGATTGGTCAACTTACCAACCTCAGCACGCTTGACCTCAGAGACAATCAACTGACAACGCTGCCAGCAGTAATTGGTCAACTTACCAACCTCAGAGGGCTTGACCTCAGTGGCAATCAACTGACGACACTGCCAGCAGTAATTGGTCAACTTACCAACCTCAGAGGGCTTGACCTCAGTGGCAATCAACTGACGACACTGCCAGCAGAGATTGGTCAACTTACCAGCCTCTGGTGGCTTGACCTCAGAGACAATCAACTGACAACGCTGCCAGCAGTGATTGGTCAACTTTCCAATCTCAACGAGCTTTCCCTCAGCAATAATCAACTGATAACGCTGCCAGCAGTGATTGGTCAACTTACCAATCTAGAAACCCTGGATCTCGAAAATAATCAATTGATGAATCTGCCGTCGCAAATACAGCTACTAACTAAACTCAAAAAGTTAGATTTGCGCGGTGATGGCAATGCTAACTTGCAGATACCACCGGAAATTTTAGGAAGTTCATGGGATAACTTAGGTGAACCATCCAATATTCTCAACTACTATTTCTCTCTGCAAGCGGAGGAGCAACAGCCCCTCAATGAAGCTAAGGTACTGCTGGTAGGACAAGGCAGTGTAGGCAAAACCTCTCTTGTTAAGCGACTGATTGAAAATAGTTACGACTCCCAAGAGCGCAAAACCGAAGGTATCAATATTAAAAACTGGCAGATTTCCGTCAATGACCAGTCTATCCGCCTCAATATGTGGGACTTTGGTGGACAGGAAATTATGCACGCCACTCATCAGTTTTTTCTGACCAAACGTAGCCTTTACTTGTTAGTAATTGATGCACGTATAGATGAACGGCAAAATGAACTCGAATACTGGCTACAAATTATTCAAAGTTTTGGAGGCGATTCCCCTATCATTATTGTTGGTAATAAGATTGACCAACATCCCCTAGACCTCGACCAAGCCGGACTAGGTAAAAAATACCCTAACATTAAAGATATTGTCCCTGTCTCTTGTCAAGATGGCAGAGGACTGGATAAATTGCGGTCAGCTATCACCGAACAAATTGCTGATTTAGAACATATTCACGATCCACTGCCCAAAAGTTGGTTTCAAGTTAAAACCCACCTAGAACAACTAAAAAAAGATTATATTCCCTACAGTGATTACGAAAAGTTGTGTGAGGATGAAAAAATTGCTAATACTACTAGTCAAACTACCCTAATTGAACTTCTACATCGACTGGGTATTATTCTCAACTTTTCCGACGATCGCCGTTTAGCAGAGATGGGAGTGTTAAATCCAGAATGGATGACAAACGCTGTCTATAAAATCCTCAACGATAATCGACTGCTAACCAAGCATCAAGGCATGATGGATAGTGCTGAACTAAACCGTATTCTTAATGACCCCCGCTATCCCCAAAAAAAGCAATTGTTCATCGTCGATATGATGCAGAAGTTTGAACTTTGTTTTCCCTTGGAGGATGGTAGATTTCTTATCCCCGACTTGCTACCCAAGGAAGAACTTGATACAGGTAAGTGGAAAGATGTTTTAGCCTTCCAGTATCATTACAATGTATTGCCCACCAGTATTATCTCGCGCTTTATTGTACGGATGCACCACCACTCTCAAAGAACTTGGTGGCGTAGTGGTATTGTATTGAGATATCAAGACAACCGTGCGTTAATCAAAAGTGATAGAGAAGACCGGAAAATTTTCATCTCCATTGATGGTTCCCTCTCTACAAGAAGGGAACTATTAGCAATGATTCGTTCTCAGTTTGATGCTATTCATAAAACAATCAAAGGGTTAAACGCAAAAGAGGTAGTACCCCTCCCCAACCAACCAAATATAGTGGTGGACTATGAATATTTGCGAAAATTGGAAGATTTAGGCGAAACTAGCTTCATTCCCCCCGGCCCGAATCCGCAAAAAATCAGTGTTAAAGAACTTTTAGATGGCATAGAATCAGCAGCAGAGCGAGAACGACGACGTAAACCCCATACCCCGGAAAATCCTATGAGCGAACCACCACCACAACCAGAACCACCCAAACCATCGCCACAACACTCACCTGCTGAACGAGGTATAGCGCTGGGTATGGCTTTAGTAGTTTTGCTGGTGTTTGTTATTCTTGTACTCTACCCCAGAGCGATGGAATCCGGTACTCTAGCAATAGTCAGGTTTTTAGCTGCCTCATTTGCGGGAGTAGCAGGTTATTTATTTGCTGGGACTTTGGGATTAGAAGCACAAGTACCTTTAAATAAAAGTTCTATTAAAGCTACTGGGGCGTTTGCAGCTTTTGTGCTGGTATTATTCCTATTTTTCTATGGTATTCCACCATCTGAAAATCCAACTCCGCCTAAGCCTGTTTCATATTTTGGGCGCTTGATTCCTTTTGTTTCTTAA